Proteins found in one Zea mays cultivar B73 chromosome 1, Zm-B73-REFERENCE-NAM-5.0, whole genome shotgun sequence genomic segment:
- the LOC100192539 gene encoding probable zinc metalloprotease EGY1, chloroplastic-like isoform X1: MAAALASSPLVHLTTSRLRLPRPQASASSSGPVCSIGVCLGWRLKVGWRALRRRDRLRCFSTDGGGGEEGEKRGEEETSATAAASPASVPAETQVGAGEELASERSRSGSFSSSSSSSGTPGVSSEPPLLSFSVDNIDTVKLLELLGPEKVDPVDVKAIKEKLFGYTTFWLTKEEPFGDLGEGVLFIGNLRGKREEIFAKLQRQVRELTGDKYNLFMVEEPNSEGDDPRGGPRVSFGLLRKEVSEPGPTTLWQYVISLLLFLLTMFSCIELGIASKISSLPPEIVSYFTDPNATGPPPDMQLLLPFVESALPVAYGVLSIQLFHEIGHFLAAFPKNVKLGIPFFIPNFTLGTFGAITQFKSILPDRKTMFDISMAGPVAGAALSFSMFFVGLLLSSNPVGASDLVEVPSQLFQGSLLLGLISRATLGYRAMHAATVSIHPLVIAGWCGLTTSAFNMLPVGCLDGGRALQLGGPLSLPWGLYVLICQRTPEKPCLNDVSDVGSWRRAALIASVFLVVLTLIPLWDELAEELGVGLVSSF, encoded by the exons ATGGCCGCCGCGCTTGCGAGCTCGCCGCTTGTTCACCTAACTACCTCCCGCCTCCGCCTCCCCAGGCCCCAGGCCTCCGCTTCTAGTTCGGGTCCAGTCTGCTCGATCGGCGTGTGCTTGGGATGGAGGCTGAAGGTCGGGTGGAGGGCCCTGAGGCGGCGCGACCGGCTTCGATGCTTCTCCACCGACGGGGGCGGCGGGGAGGAGGGGGAAAAGCGTGGCGAGGAGGAGACATCGGCAACGGCGGCGGCATCCCCGGCCTCGGTTCCAGCGGAGACACAGGTGGGCGCTGGGGAGGAGCTGGCGTCCGAGCGGAGTCGGTCAGGGAGCTTTTCTTCCTCATCCTCGTCGTCCGGG ACTCCTGGTGTATCAAGCGAGCCACCGCTGTTGAGTTTTAGTGTTGATAATATCGATACAGTTAAACTGTTGGAACTTCTAGGCCCAGAAAAGGTTGATCCAGTTGATGTCAAGGCAATTAAGGAAAAACTCTTTGGTTATACGACATTCTGGTTGACAAAAGAAGAaccttttggtgatcttggtgaaggAGTTCTTTTCATTGGGAACCTCcgtgggaagagagaggaaatctTTGCAAAACTTCAACGGCAAGTACGTGAACTTACCGGTGATAAATACAATCTTTTTATGGTGGAGGAACCCAATTCAGAAGGGGATGACCCACGTGGGGGACCACGTGTTAGTTTTGGTTTGCTTAGGAAGGAAGTTTCTGAGCCAGGACCTACTACGCTATGGCAGTATGTCATTTCTCTGTTACTTTTCCTTCTCACTATGTTCTCCTGCATTGAGCTAGGAATTGCATCAAAG ATTAGCAGTCTTCCACCAGAAATTGTTTCATATTTCACTGATCCAAATGCTACCGGACCCCCTCCTGACATGCAACTTCTGCTCCCATTTGTGGAGTCGGCTTTGCCAGTGGCTTACGGTGTCTTGTCTATCCAACTATTTCAT GAAATTGGGCACTTTTTGGCAGCATTTCCAAAAAATGTTAAACTGGGAATTCCTTTCTTTATTCCGAACTTCACCCTTGGAACTTTTGGTGCAATTACTCAG TTCAAGTCCATTCTTCCGGATCGAAAGACAATGTTTGACATATCAATGGCTGGTCCTGTGGCTGGAGCTGCACTTTCCTTTTCAATGTTCTTTGTTGGCTTATTACTCTCTTCAAATCCTGTTGGGGCAAGTGATTTAGTGGAAGTACCTAGTCAGCTGTTCCAGGGTTCATTGTTGCTTGGACTTATTAGTAGAGCAACGCTTGGATACAG AGCTATGCATGCTGCTACAGTTTCGATCCACCCTCTTGTGATTGCAGGCTG GTGCGGTTTAACTACTAGTGCATTTAATATGCTTCCTGTTGGTTGTCTTGATGGTGGAAGAGCATTACAG CTTGGAGGGCCACTGTCTCTTCCTTGGGGTTTGTACGTGCTAATATGTCAG AGAACACCCGAGAAACCATGCTTGAACGACGTGAGCGATGTTGGAAGTTGGAGGAGGGCGGCCTTGATAGCTTCAGTATTTCTTGTTGTTTTGACGCTCATTCCGTTGTGGGATGAACTTGCGGAGGAACTAGGTGTAGGGCTTGTTTCTTCGTTCTGA
- the LOC100192539 gene encoding probable zinc metalloprotease EGY1, chloroplastic-like isoform X2, which yields MAAALASSPLVHLTTSRLRLPRPQASASSSGPVCSIGVCLGWRLKVGWRALRRRDRLRCFSTDGGGGEEGEKRGEEETSATAAASPASVPAETQTPGVSSEPPLLSFSVDNIDTVKLLELLGPEKVDPVDVKAIKEKLFGYTTFWLTKEEPFGDLGEGVLFIGNLRGKREEIFAKLQRQVRELTGDKYNLFMVEEPNSEGDDPRGGPRVSFGLLRKEVSEPGPTTLWQYVISLLLFLLTMFSCIELGIASKISSLPPEIVSYFTDPNATGPPPDMQLLLPFVESALPVAYGVLSIQLFHEIGHFLAAFPKNVKLGIPFFIPNFTLGTFGAITQFKSILPDRKTMFDISMAGPVAGAALSFSMFFVGLLLSSNPVGASDLVEVPSQLFQGSLLLGLISRATLGYRAMHAATVSIHPLVIAGWCGLTTSAFNMLPVGCLDGGRALQGAFGKDALFGFGLTTYSLLGLGVLGGPLSLPWGLYVLICQRTPEKPCLNDVSDVGSWRRAALIASVFLVVLTLIPLWDELAEELGVGLVSSF from the exons ATGGCCGCCGCGCTTGCGAGCTCGCCGCTTGTTCACCTAACTACCTCCCGCCTCCGCCTCCCCAGGCCCCAGGCCTCCGCTTCTAGTTCGGGTCCAGTCTGCTCGATCGGCGTGTGCTTGGGATGGAGGCTGAAGGTCGGGTGGAGGGCCCTGAGGCGGCGCGACCGGCTTCGATGCTTCTCCACCGACGGGGGCGGCGGGGAGGAGGGGGAAAAGCGTGGCGAGGAGGAGACATCGGCAACGGCGGCGGCATCCCCGGCCTCGGTTCCAGCGGAGACACAG ACTCCTGGTGTATCAAGCGAGCCACCGCTGTTGAGTTTTAGTGTTGATAATATCGATACAGTTAAACTGTTGGAACTTCTAGGCCCAGAAAAGGTTGATCCAGTTGATGTCAAGGCAATTAAGGAAAAACTCTTTGGTTATACGACATTCTGGTTGACAAAAGAAGAaccttttggtgatcttggtgaaggAGTTCTTTTCATTGGGAACCTCcgtgggaagagagaggaaatctTTGCAAAACTTCAACGGCAAGTACGTGAACTTACCGGTGATAAATACAATCTTTTTATGGTGGAGGAACCCAATTCAGAAGGGGATGACCCACGTGGGGGACCACGTGTTAGTTTTGGTTTGCTTAGGAAGGAAGTTTCTGAGCCAGGACCTACTACGCTATGGCAGTATGTCATTTCTCTGTTACTTTTCCTTCTCACTATGTTCTCCTGCATTGAGCTAGGAATTGCATCAAAG ATTAGCAGTCTTCCACCAGAAATTGTTTCATATTTCACTGATCCAAATGCTACCGGACCCCCTCCTGACATGCAACTTCTGCTCCCATTTGTGGAGTCGGCTTTGCCAGTGGCTTACGGTGTCTTGTCTATCCAACTATTTCAT GAAATTGGGCACTTTTTGGCAGCATTTCCAAAAAATGTTAAACTGGGAATTCCTTTCTTTATTCCGAACTTCACCCTTGGAACTTTTGGTGCAATTACTCAG TTCAAGTCCATTCTTCCGGATCGAAAGACAATGTTTGACATATCAATGGCTGGTCCTGTGGCTGGAGCTGCACTTTCCTTTTCAATGTTCTTTGTTGGCTTATTACTCTCTTCAAATCCTGTTGGGGCAAGTGATTTAGTGGAAGTACCTAGTCAGCTGTTCCAGGGTTCATTGTTGCTTGGACTTATTAGTAGAGCAACGCTTGGATACAG AGCTATGCATGCTGCTACAGTTTCGATCCACCCTCTTGTGATTGCAGGCTG GTGCGGTTTAACTACTAGTGCATTTAATATGCTTCCTGTTGGTTGTCTTGATGGTGGAAGAGCATTACAG GGTGCTTTTGGCAAGGATGCTTTGTTTGGATTTGGCCTCACAACATATTCGTTGCTTGGACTAGGAGTG CTTGGAGGGCCACTGTCTCTTCCTTGGGGTTTGTACGTGCTAATATGTCAG AGAACACCCGAGAAACCATGCTTGAACGACGTGAGCGATGTTGGAAGTTGGAGGAGGGCGGCCTTGATAGCTTCAGTATTTCTTGTTGTTTTGACGCTCATTCCGTTGTGGGATGAACTTGCGGAGGAACTAGGTGTAGGGCTTGTTTCTTCGTTCTGA
- the LOC100192539 gene encoding Probable zinc metalloprotease EGY1, chloroplastic-like — translation MAAALASSPLVHLTTSRLRLPRPQASASSSGPVCSIGVCLGWRLKVGWRALRRRDRLRCFSTDGGGGEEGEKRGEEETSATAAASPASVPAETQVGAGEELASERSRSGSFSSSSSSSGTPGVSSEPPLLSFSVDNIDTVKLLELLGPEKVDPVDVKAIKEKLFGYTTFWLTKEEPFGDLGEGVLFIGNLRGKREEIFAKLQRQVRELTGDKYNLFMVEEPNSEGDDPRGGPRVSFGLLRKEVSEPGPTTLWQYVISLLLFLLTMFSCIELGIASKISSLPPEIVSYFTDPNATGPPPDMQLLLPFVESALPVAYGVLSIQLFHEIGHFLAAFPKNVKLGIPFFIPNFTLGTFGAITQFKSILPDRKTMFDISMAGPVAGAALSFSMFFVGLLLSSNPVGASDLVEVPSQLFQGSLLLGLISRATLGYRAMHAATVSIHPLVIAGWCGLTTSAFNMLPVGCLDGGRALQGAFGKDALFGFGLTTYSLLGLGVLGGPLSLPWGLYVLICQRTPEKPCLNDVSDVGSWRRAALIASVFLVVLTLIPLWDELAEELGVGLVSSF, via the exons ATGGCCGCCGCGCTTGCGAGCTCGCCGCTTGTTCACCTAACTACCTCCCGCCTCCGCCTCCCCAGGCCCCAGGCCTCCGCTTCTAGTTCGGGTCCAGTCTGCTCGATCGGCGTGTGCTTGGGATGGAGGCTGAAGGTCGGGTGGAGGGCCCTGAGGCGGCGCGACCGGCTTCGATGCTTCTCCACCGACGGGGGCGGCGGGGAGGAGGGGGAAAAGCGTGGCGAGGAGGAGACATCGGCAACGGCGGCGGCATCCCCGGCCTCGGTTCCAGCGGAGACACAGGTGGGCGCTGGGGAGGAGCTGGCGTCCGAGCGGAGTCGGTCAGGGAGCTTTTCTTCCTCATCCTCGTCGTCCGGG ACTCCTGGTGTATCAAGCGAGCCACCGCTGTTGAGTTTTAGTGTTGATAATATCGATACAGTTAAACTGTTGGAACTTCTAGGCCCAGAAAAGGTTGATCCAGTTGATGTCAAGGCAATTAAGGAAAAACTCTTTGGTTATACGACATTCTGGTTGACAAAAGAAGAaccttttggtgatcttggtgaaggAGTTCTTTTCATTGGGAACCTCcgtgggaagagagaggaaatctTTGCAAAACTTCAACGGCAAGTACGTGAACTTACCGGTGATAAATACAATCTTTTTATGGTGGAGGAACCCAATTCAGAAGGGGATGACCCACGTGGGGGACCACGTGTTAGTTTTGGTTTGCTTAGGAAGGAAGTTTCTGAGCCAGGACCTACTACGCTATGGCAGTATGTCATTTCTCTGTTACTTTTCCTTCTCACTATGTTCTCCTGCATTGAGCTAGGAATTGCATCAAAG ATTAGCAGTCTTCCACCAGAAATTGTTTCATATTTCACTGATCCAAATGCTACCGGACCCCCTCCTGACATGCAACTTCTGCTCCCATTTGTGGAGTCGGCTTTGCCAGTGGCTTACGGTGTCTTGTCTATCCAACTATTTCAT GAAATTGGGCACTTTTTGGCAGCATTTCCAAAAAATGTTAAACTGGGAATTCCTTTCTTTATTCCGAACTTCACCCTTGGAACTTTTGGTGCAATTACTCAG TTCAAGTCCATTCTTCCGGATCGAAAGACAATGTTTGACATATCAATGGCTGGTCCTGTGGCTGGAGCTGCACTTTCCTTTTCAATGTTCTTTGTTGGCTTATTACTCTCTTCAAATCCTGTTGGGGCAAGTGATTTAGTGGAAGTACCTAGTCAGCTGTTCCAGGGTTCATTGTTGCTTGGACTTATTAGTAGAGCAACGCTTGGATACAG AGCTATGCATGCTGCTACAGTTTCGATCCACCCTCTTGTGATTGCAGGCTG GTGCGGTTTAACTACTAGTGCATTTAATATGCTTCCTGTTGGTTGTCTTGATGGTGGAAGAGCATTACAG GGTGCTTTTGGCAAGGATGCTTTGTTTGGATTTGGCCTCACAACATATTCGTTGCTTGGACTAGGAGTG CTTGGAGGGCCACTGTCTCTTCCTTGGGGTTTGTACGTGCTAATATGTCAG AGAACACCCGAGAAACCATGCTTGAACGACGTGAGCGATGTTGGAAGTTGGAGGAGGGCGGCCTTGATAGCTTCAGTATTTCTTGTTGTTTTGACGCTCATTCCGTTGTGGGATGAACTTGCGGAGGAACTAGGTGTAGGGCTTGTTTCTTCGTTCTGA